The proteins below come from a single Saccharophagus degradans 2-40 genomic window:
- a CDS encoding transposase: protein MPKPRKMQVSLDATPYYHCTSRCVRRAFLCGYDALTNTDYEHRRQWVEDRIHLLAEVFCIDVCAYAVMSNHIHLVLHINQPKALALTAKEVCARWHRVYKGTLLTQKYEQTENLTDVELDAVAIKIELWRKQLFDISWFMRALNEPIARMANAEDHCTGSFWESRFSSQALLDEKALAACMAYVDLNPVRANMADTSENSIHTSIKLRVDQIASNQNQPKTLYPFVGNPRQPMPDGLPFKLADYLELVDWTGRAVRPDKRGSICQHLPPILTRLGIAPAEWLILTTQFEKRVSTFAGSENAIRLAAENLGYKKPPGISLARSLFV from the coding sequence ATGCCCAAACCCAGAAAAATGCAGGTTTCGTTAGACGCCACACCTTATTATCACTGCACTTCACGCTGCGTACGCCGTGCATTTTTATGTGGCTACGATGCCCTTACAAACACAGATTACGAACACCGCCGCCAGTGGGTGGAAGATAGAATCCACTTATTAGCAGAAGTTTTTTGTATAGATGTTTGTGCCTACGCAGTCATGTCCAATCACATCCACCTTGTACTTCATATCAACCAACCAAAAGCGCTAGCACTTACCGCTAAAGAAGTATGCGCCAGATGGCACCGCGTATACAAAGGCACCTTACTAACCCAAAAGTATGAGCAAACTGAAAACTTAACAGACGTAGAACTCGACGCAGTAGCAATTAAAATTGAGCTGTGGCGCAAACAGCTATTCGATATTAGTTGGTTTATGCGCGCCTTGAACGAACCCATTGCCCGCATGGCAAACGCAGAAGACCACTGCACCGGCAGCTTTTGGGAATCACGCTTTAGCTCGCAAGCACTGTTAGATGAAAAAGCACTTGCCGCGTGCATGGCATACGTAGACTTAAACCCAGTGCGAGCCAACATGGCAGATACGTCAGAAAATTCCATACACACTTCTATTAAGCTTCGTGTAGACCAAATAGCCTCCAACCAAAACCAACCCAAAACCCTCTACCCTTTTGTGGGCAACCCACGCCAACCCATGCCAGATGGCCTACCCTTTAAACTGGCCGATTATTTAGAACTTGTAGATTGGACTGGGCGTGCAGTGCGGCCGGATAAACGCGGTAGCATTTGCCAGCACCTACCACCTATTCTTACACGGCTAGGTATAGCGCCTGCTGAGTGGTTAATTTTAACTACGCAATTTGAAAAACGGGTGTCGACTTTTGCAGGTTCTGAGAATGCTATTCGGTTAGCAGCCGAAAATCTTGGTTATAAAAAGCCACCGGGGATCAGTTTAGCTAGAAGTTTATTTGTATAA